Proteins encoded together in one Theileria parva strain Muguga chromosome 3 map unlocalized ctg_530, whole genome shotgun sequence window:
- the orc1 gene encoding ATPase family associated with various cellular activities (AAA) family protein, whose amino-acid sequence MQLLRSSGRTKRTYVDDSVVSPIPEHIKGIKRTKTKSDEAYSYVRDPYGEVIANINGKKFYRSALIHDEIISIYDSVDVLRTNNKSKNVRESNLAKISAIYVDTNGKLMAEVAFYFDSGEEIPTSDNATEPLTHPLDNKWKGFTHVNEVVAYNKFEDVEIETFDEKVNVHGSKEEYLNEINSGGDEEINVFCNYICYHENYSVLPFNIHTDWENVMVESSKYHSIYYPKMIYKETPCVVEPLSPELKLQLNSTERILGREDEADKIRTFMETNIKQGGTGQVLYISGVPGTGKTETVKMVSKELIGKKLKGQIPWFDLVEINAVHLSRPNELYRVFYNKLFAKPAPASHICYEELDKYFTNNMTPCVLIVDEADYIVTKTQKVLFNLFDLPCKKSSKFILIIISNTMDLNYKMKSSIQSRLGFGSLVFKPYRYQQIVQVIESKLGKYSIIDPVALQLCARRVTNYSGDMRKALQICKLAIKESNGKKITVSEMSRISNMVLNSSISDALQYVSVGMKCLLVSIILVLKEVQLSIAPAVQVYNTFRGMITVLKPELENCLCKDSFKHLLLSSLNNGVISLEPTVFSSFSLTDKKKIHKVFEDINEDLGDVGITFQIDIGHLVTALAKDPYWQSKLESIT is encoded by the exons ATGCAATTACTGCGTAGTAGTGGAAGAACTAAGCGTACTTACGTGGACGACTCGGTGGTTTCACCGATCCCTGAGCACATCAAGGGTATAAAAAGAACTAAAACTAAATCTGACGAAGCTTATTCGTATGTGAGAGACCCTTACGGTGAAGTGATTGCCAATATTAATGGCAAAAAGTTCTATAGATCTGCCCTCATCCACGATGAAATCATTTCCATTTACGACTCCGTTGATGTTCTGAGGACAAACAATAAGTCGAAAAATGTCAGAGAATCTAATCTGG CAAAGATATCGGCGATTTATGTGGACACGAATGGTAAATTAATGGCTGAGGTGGCGTTTTATTTCGACTCTGGAGAGGAAATTCCAACCTCTGACAACGCCACAGAACCCCTAACCCACCCGCTAGACAATAAATGGAAAGGATTCACACACGTTAACGAAGTTGTTGCATACAATAAA TTTGAGGATGTGGAGATAGAGACGTTTGATGAGAAGGTGAATGTGCATGGAAGTAAGGAGGAGTATTTGAATGAGATAAACTCTGGCGGCGATGAGGAAATTAACGTCTTCTGCAACTACATCTGCTATCATGAAAATTACTCCGTACTACCCTTCAATATACATACCGATTGGGAAAAC GTGATGGTAGAGAGTAGTAAATAtcatagtatatattatcCGAAGATGATATATAAGGAGACACCGTGTGTTGTGGAACCTCTCAGCCCCGAACTTAAACTACAATTAAACAGCACTGAACGCATCCTAGGCCGCGAAGATGAAGCCGATAAAATACGCACTTTCATGGAAACCAATATCAAACAAG GGGGAACGGGTCAGGTATTGTACATCAGTGGTGTGCCTGGAACGGGTAAGACTGAGACGGTGAAGATGGTGTCTAAGGAGTTAATTGGTAAGAAATTAAAGGGTCAAATACCTTGGTTCGACTTGGTGGAAATCAACGCCGTGCATCTCTCAAGACCTAATGAACTCTACAGAGtgttttataataaattattcgCTAAACCCGCTCCTGCCTCACATATTTGTTATGAAGAActtgataaatattttactaacAATATGACGCCATG tgtATTGATAGTGGATGAGGCTGACTACATAGTAACAAAGACGCAGAAGGtattgtttaatttgtttGACTTGCCGTGTAAAAAGAGCTCCAAGTTCATCCTCATTATCATCTCCAACACCATGGACCTCAACTATAAAATGAAATCCTCCATACAATCCAGACTAG GATTTGGGAGTTTGGTGTTTAAGCCGTATAGATATCAGCAAATAGTACAAGTCATTGAAAGTAAACTCGGAAAATACTCCATCATCGATCC AGTGGCACTGCAGTTGTGTGCTAGGAGGGTTACGAATTACAGTGGTGACATGAGGAAGGCTTTACAAATTTGTAAACTTGCCATTAAAGAATCAAACGGAAAGAAAATTACT GTGAGTGAGATGAGTAGGATAAGTAATATGGTATTGAATTCGTCGATATCAGATGCGTTGCAATATGTTTCGGTGGGAATGAAATGTCTCCTGGTCTCAATAATCTTAGTGTTAAAGGAGGTCCAGTTATCGATAGCGCCTGCAGTTCAGGTTTATAACACGTTCCGTGGCATGATCACAGTACTGAAGCCGGAACTTGAGAATTGTCTCTGTAAAGACTCGTTTAAGCATTTGTTACTGTCAAGCTTAAATAACGGCGTGATTTCACTAGAGCCCACAGTCTTCTCCAGCTTCTCACTCACAgataaaaagaaaataCACAAAGTCTTTGAAGATATTAATGAAGACTTag GAGATGTAGGGATAACGTTTCAAATTGATATTGGACATTTGGTTACAGCATTGGCAAAGGATCCTTACTGGCAATCCAAACTGGAATCTATCACATAA
- a CDS encoding Signal recognition particle 14kD family protein, with protein MVLLDCEEFLVELTKMIQEDSTNTSKSLWITYKRYIPNTRTWRHKKEVEIDPDEDPVCLIRAKIGRKKISTYVPSTICENFSAAINHISESMISQ; from the exons atggTTTTACTGGATTGTGAGGAGTTTTTAGTGGAATTAACGAAAATGATCCAAGAAGATTCCACCAACACCAGCAAGTCACTCTGGATCACATACAAACGAT ATATCCCGAATACGAGAACTTGGAGGCATAAGAAGGAGGTAGAGATAGACCCTGACGAGGACCCTGTGTGCCTTATCAGAGCCAAAATCGGTAGAAAAAAGATCTCCACATAC GTCCCGAGCACGATCTGTGAGAATTTTAGCGCCGCAATTAATCATATTTCAGAGTCCATGATCAGCCAATAA
- the sua5 gene encoding Telomere recombination family protein encodes MTILRVKSPEIRSDLKPQHCLSHTTHTTHSQSRHSSPKSIESFRLNGKQSDPDSHLYPDSDVITGSPEEIYEICATILREPGGLIAIPTETVYGLAGNIHLDESILRIFKIKERPLDDPLIVHVHSFLYALRNLYNTNIVESFIVLYLARKFAPGPLTIVARRSQAVSALLTNGSDFIAVRCPNNQITLKLLEFSEIPLAAPSANKFGHISPTCPEHVKNEFPNENLHILDDGNCSIGIESTIIKVYSDDNHYYYHPGHTELSNVNLCSVNPGTNSVVDVFEMMLGLIECGYVDDQLGPGYRVSPYENYFGNFTNCTAKIELLRKGSITLRDLTVALAKFPNIQILDSTTVQNVEIVPDSSSSGSSPRITPSPILTHSTSAILINTKSCMEKVLNMPGQLMRHYAPVVPTYLIEIIETPVSDRAEHLKGTSKNSTVTGDLTYNLNFDYEEVNCSNIILIDIGNYFRKYSHLFCLYLPLGTEHAVVANKLYSALHRAESKGLQCTSAHSGVGVQSGVSPQSTSVNPGVSVYSGVRSRVRRIIAINFGVEREELFSAVYDRVLKASAGKVIHLHHVKNAIKFLLY; translated from the coding sequence atgacaaTTCTGAGAGTTAAGTCACCTGAGATCCGGAGCGATCTCAAACCACAACACTGTCTCTCACACACCACACACACTACACATTCTCAATCACGACACTCTTCTCCAAAATCCATAGAGTCATTTAGGCTGAATGGAAAGCAATCCGATCCCGATTCCCACCTCTACCCCGATTCGGACGTGATCACCGGATCTCCGGAAGAAATATATGAAATTTGCGCGACAATTTTAAGGGAGCCAGGTGGTTTAATTGCAATACCTACGGAAACAGTCTATGGTCTCGCGGGTAATATTCACTTGGACGAGTCGATTTTACGCATTTTTAAGATTAAGGAACGTCCACTTGACGATCCCTTAATCGTACACGTACACTCGTTCCTCTATGCATTAAGGAATTTGTACAACACTAACATTGTCGAATCTTTCATAGTATTGTATTTGGCACGGAAATTTGCTCCGGGGCCTTTGACTATAGTTGCCAGACGTAGTCAGGCGGTCTCCGCGCTGTTAACCAACGGCTCAGACTTCATAGCCGTAAGATGTCcaaataatcaaattacCCTCAAATTGCTGGAATTCAGTGAAATCCCGTTGGCCGCACCCAGTGCGAATAAGTTTGGGCACATATCCCCGACATGCCCGGAACACGTGAAAAACGAGTTTCCCAACGAGAATTTACACATCCTAGACGACGGGAATTGTTCCATAGGCATCGAGTCCACTATTATCAAAGTCTACTCCGATGATAATCATTACTATTATCATCCGGGGCACACAGAACTGAGTAATGTTAACTTGTGTAGTGTTAACCCCGGGACTAATAGTGTTGTGGACGTGTTTGAGATGATGTTGGGGTTGATAGAGTGTGGGTATGTGGATGATCAGTTAGGTCCTGGGTACCGTGTGAGTCCGTATGAGAATTACTTTGGGAATTTTACCAACTGCACGGCCAAAATTGAGTTACTGCGTAAAGGCTCAATTACTCTACGGGATCTCACCGTGGCACTCGCTAAGTTTcctaatatacaaattttgGACAGTACTACGGTGCAAAATGTGGAAATTGTTCCCGACAGTTCCAGCTCAGGCAGTAGTCCCAGGATCACCCCCAGTCCCATTCTAACCCATAGCACTAGTGCTATACTAATTAATACCAAGTCATGTATGGAAAAAGTGTTGAATATGCCAGGTCAGCTGATGAGGCATTACGCCCCTGTGGTTCCTACGTATTTGATTGAGATAATTGAGACGCCGGTGAGTGACCGTGCGGAGCACCTCAAGGGCACGAGTAAAAACAGTACAGTCACGGGCGATTTAAcgtataatttaaactttgACTATGAGGAAGTTAATTGTTCAAATATTATCCTCATTGACATTGGGAATTACTTTAGGAAGTACTCGCACCTGTTCTGTCTGTACCTCCCACTGGGCACCGAGCACGCCGTAGTCGCCAATAAACTATACTCAGCTCTACACAGAGCTGAGTCCAAAGGTCTACAGTGTACAAGTGCTCATTCTGGTGTTGGTGTACAGTCTGGTGTTAGTCCTCAGTCTACAAGTGTAAACCCAGGAGTGAGTGTGTATTCGGGAGTGAGATCGCGGGTTAGGAGGATAATAGCGATTAACTTTGGGGTGGAGCGTGAGGAGTTATTTTCGGCGGTTTACGACCGCGTTTTAAAGGCGAGTGCCGGGAAAGTCATTCACCTCCACCACGTCAAAAACGCCATTAAATTCCTACTCTACTAA
- a CDS encoding MED6 mediator sub complex component family protein, translated as MLSNNLLNNSGDVEDFLYEFEDECKIEFIDPQYLSQVTLDNENSALEYFYLSPFYLKHRNKALNELIRSGLPVDDYQVGLIFKVTYNNLPDLYEESLKFGANSANKSQFYIMSSVFHITLYSRDLGHNSIENTPINVYYIIQGSIFMCPPFGTLIRTKLHQYIAQFERFYDRINGIMKWSVTNGYDWNPKPRVVNPEIEHLSEQYNFTTKHRKDHTTDGNVNLFYPKPEDKIALRILQDQYNNLSQ; from the exons atgttgagtaataatttattgaataattcCGGAg ATGTGGAGGATTTTCTGTATGAATTTGAGGACGAGTGTAAAATTGAGTTTATTGACCCTCAGTACCTGTCACAAGTGACGTTGGACAACGAAAACTCAGCCCTAGAAT ACTTTTACCTAAGTCCCTTTTACCTTAAACATCGCAATAAAGCCTTAAATGAACTCATAAGATCAGGACTTCCCGTTGACGA TTATCAGGTGGGCTTGATATTCAAGGTGACGTATAATAATTTGCCTGATTTATACGAGGAGTCACTCAAGTTTGGCGCTAACTCAGCCAATAAATCACAGTTTTACATCATGTCATCCGTTTTCCATATCACACTCTACTCCAGAGATCTCGGACACAACTCCATCGAAAACACACCCATCAAC gtgtattatataatacaagGCTCAATATTTATGTGTCCGCCGTTTGGCACCTTAATACGCACCAAACTACATCAGTACATCGCTCAGTTCG AGCGTTTTTATGACAGGATAAATGGGATAATGAAGTGGTCTGTGACGAACGGGTATGACTGGAATCCGAAGCCGAGGGTTGTGAATCCTGAAATTGAACATTTGTCAGAGCAATACAACTTCACCACCAAACACAGAAAAGACCACACCACCGACG GAAATGTTAACCTATTCTACCCCAAACCAGAGGATAAAATTGCACTCAGAATCCTACAAGATCAATATAACAACCTATcacaataa
- the DED1 gene encoding DEAD/DEAH box helicase family protein translates to MENEVKLTEAQAKPAKKVYLPPNRRNPPPESFNSNKTTNQTLRSRQFNGGDLSKSSKYRTESSTGPIVERNIPLTPDDINSFSSSIDRNLRISTQHTSNLTSEHTSDRISDRISERTITTTSERTSERTITDRTISNTSDRTVGDRTISNTSERSIGDRPMGSRYRYVGKAPTLWAIRGDRRYYEEKESEVFEPLNRMSTGINFSSYDNIPVQMTGDSSIKPIEEFDSSVHPKLIPNIRKVNYTKPTPIQKHSIPVILAGRDLMACAQTGSGKTAAFLLPIVTSMLRTGPPKQPTLSPLYGARVALPVCLVLSPTRELAVQIFSESRKFNFGTGIRTVVLYGGSEVRRQLIELERGCDICVATPGRLTDLVERRKIIFTCIKYLVLDEADRMLDMGFSPQIKAILAHPTMPTNHRGTRTSTHKDSHRDFKDIINSRDHRDNRDNRDSKDIRDSRDSKDNVRDVRGGGEADQAPLRQTVMFSATFPKEIQQLAREFLSDYIYLAVGRVGSTNEFIKQRLLYADQDQKIKYLIKLLRDNTNLGGLVLIFVETKKRADLIEGYLLSENFKAVNIHGDRSQEDREKALSLFKAGVRPIMVATDVAARGLDISNITHVINCDLPTNIDDYVHRIGRTGRAGNIGIATSLVNESNRPILKDLLLLLQESNQEIPPWFKKLVNTIGSRRGITGNMGNTGNMGNTGNMSNTGNTVNRRYGMTRDVRDTDGIKNKFNSAGTFQEFEDDWW, encoded by the exons ATGGAGAATGAAGTGAAGTTAACCGAGGCCCAGGCGAAGCCCGCGAAAAAAGTTTACCTACCGCCAAACCGAAGGAATCCGCCACCCGAGTCCTTCAATTCAAACAAAACAACAAACCAAACAC TGAGGTCTCGTCAGTTTAATGGCGGTGATTTGTCTAAAAGTTCCAAGTATCGTACTGAGTCTAGCACTGGCCCTATCGTCGAGCGGAATATCCCACTCACTCCCGACGATATCAACTCTTTCTCCTCAAGCATCGATCGGAACCTCAGAATTTCCACACAACACACTTCTAATCTTACCTCAGAACACACTTCTGATCGTATCTCAGATCGTATCTCAGAACGTACCATCACTACTACTTCCGAACGTACCTCCGAACGTACCATTACTGATCGTACAATTAGTAACACTTCAGATCGTACTGTGGGAGACCGTACAATCTCCAATACCTCAGAACGTAGTATTGGAGACCGTCCGATGGGAAGTAGGTACAGATATGTTGGAAAGGCTCCTACGTTGTGGGCGATTAGGGGTGACCGTCGTTACTATGAGGAGAAGGAGTCTGAGGTATTTGAGCCTTTGAACCGTATGAGTACGGGGATTAACTTTAGCAGTTATGATAACATTCCCGTCCAGATGACTGGCGACTCTTCCATCAAGCCCATAGAGGAATTTGACTCCTCAGTACATCCCAAGTTAATCCCTAACATTCGTAAAGTTAACTACACAAAGCCTACGCCCATACAGAAGCATTCAATCCCTGTGATCCTGGCGGGCAGGGACTTAATGGCCTGTGCTCAAACGGGTTCAGGAAAAACTGCAGCATTTTTATTACCAATTGTAACCTCAATGCTGAGGACAGGACCGCCAAAACAACCCACACTGAGTCCTCTGTACGGCGCCAGAGTTGCGTTACCCGTGTGCCTAGTACTGTCGCCCACCAGGGAACTGGCCGTACAAATTTTTTCAGAGTCCAGAAAGTTCAATTTCGGCACTGGAATACGCACTGTAGTGTTGTACGGTGGGTCAGAAGTCAGGAGACAGCTAATTGAACTAGAAAGAGGATGTGACATTTGTGTGGCCACACCAGGCCGCCTCACAGATCTCGTCGAACGCAGGAAGATAATTTTCACGTGTATTAAGTATTTAGTACTGGATGAAGCTGATAGGATGTTAGATATGGGATTTTCACCACAAATTAAAGCCATTCTAGCACATCCCACTATGCCCACCAACCACAGGGGTACTAGGACGAGTACCCACAAAGACTCTCATAGAGATTTTAAAgatattattaactctAGAGATCACAGGGATAATAGGGATAATAGAGATAGTAAAGATATTAGAGATAGTAGAGATAGTAAAGATAATGTGAGAGATGTGAGGGGTGGAGGAGAGGCGGACCAAGCACCGTTACGGCAGACTGTAATGTTTAGTGCCACATTTCCTAAGGAGATACAGCAGTTGGCCCGTGAATTCCTGAGTGATTACATATACTTAGCCGTTGGGCGCGTTGGAAGCACCAACGAGTTCATCAAACAACGGCTTCTCTACGCAGACCAGGATCAAAAGATCAAGTACCTCATCAAACTACTGAGGGACAATACCAACCTCGGAGGCCTAGTGCTGATATTTGTGGAAACTAAGAAACGCGCGGATCTCATAGAGGGCTACCTGTTGAGTGAAAACTTTAAGGCTGTGAATATCCACGGTGACCGGAGTCAGGAGGATAGGGAAAAAGCGTTAAGCTTATTTAAGGCCGGGGTTAGGCCGATTATGGTCGCAACTGACGTGGCGGCCAGGGGTCTGGACATTAGTAACATTACCCACGTTATTAACTGTGACTTACCCACGAACATCGACGACTATGTGCACAGGATTGGAAGGACTGGGAGAGCGGGAAACATCGGAATTGCCACATCACTCGTTAACGAATCCAATAGGccaattttaaaagatttGTTACTGTTGCTACAGGAGAGTAATCAGGAAATCCCGCCCTGGTTTAAGAAACTCGTGAATACAATTGGGAGCCGGAGGGGTATCACGGGTAACATGGGTAACACCGGAAACATGGGTAACACTGGAAACATGAGTAACACTGGAAACACTGTTAACAGGAGATACGGAATGACCAGAGACGTCAGGGACACTGACGGAATCAAGAACAAATTCAACTCCGCCGGAACATTTCAAGAGTTTGAAGACGATTGGTGGTGA